From Pangasianodon hypophthalmus isolate fPanHyp1 chromosome 30, fPanHyp1.pri, whole genome shotgun sequence, a single genomic window includes:
- the wu:fi04e12 gene encoding desmoplakin-B isoform X1 yields the protein MSVFGSQRALHSLGRRSGSRSDVALTNYQPSGNGFGQEYAEDYNYTFSKGSMGGGQGPPLHVIIHQRASILQSQCQEFLHKAEFILQTDADRVRAAAEAEHCMMSARDVIEQLKGLAVDLRNMGQPNESVLMIVEECTEQLRAVHMALGGSLQRKSRGSRGSMGWDEADRNFQDAIAWISQQKRLIETSPWGDEPAVIDQHIMNHNKFHNSIQRSVEVERAQEELRERRDKASLRLLEQEWDSLQKLSFERGAQLHELQSIISEITREIMWVNDREEEELMFDWGNKNIDVYIPKKQESYSRLMSDLEEKEKYLNKLKVKVDNLLASNHPASDKIEAYMETLQTQWSWLLQITKCIHVHLKENAAYSQFFIEANQTYIKLQQHHEVIRKKFICDKTTPLTNLQELLKSLEKEQEHLMAHKQQVQQLVNKSKSIVRLKPRNPEEKSNNPVKVQALCDFRQDQKVICKGDMGILKDNTERSKWLVTGPGGLDMEVPSVCLLVPPPNPLSISLASKNEQYYEALQSVWNQLFINIKSLISWQYCLHDISRINSLTITMLSQMRPEEYRSIIKSLESHYQEYQRNCLGSEMFGDEDKRALESQYSGAQKHYDQLIIQLPAYLGQQEVVVDSAVLQGAKVSSGVNVLSELHALQLKLETMESAFSTHQHIPVGQGAPTQCTSLITSTQAVAKDVGLLRGEFQRLNEQVLTELEGMKDTDKAQFLRIQLNLISQRLDRLGSHSAAYLLRLKALKSLLKAMLQAEDVVKVYEARLTERETTSLDPAEVQEYQSALRVMRSELDQKEGALRSLEEELIKARQCNEQIDQNCHRCDVDLCLYSEHVKQLSDRWKRIQTQINSRYGDLDTYLQQLKHYLNSSSALSAWINDTKSRIEAQITARTDDITFLKKVLNQQKALNSEITGKRETVEVVQRDGDMCVNTIKDYELGLASYSAGLETLLNIPIKKTMLQSPATVVIQEVSSLHSRYLELLTRSSDYCKSLGDSLKNLEELKMRNTKIDLLEEELRLLKADIEDRDAKNVSLREALSQYQLKLNESQEHLLSLEEVKRSHALQCSTAQANLSSSQNRLHELMEELQRLKLLVEEEKRNRKIVEERYSSQQEEHEEAMRKRLKELEGATWAKIELEKTVSDRTREIECMRRQLEEETQNLKQTQMELAKVRQQHSTEMREVKQTYESQILVTQTNVQKLSQQRKDDSLSIQMERDRVEGERKKLQEELRRLQLALSEEQAQRRHAEAMLQQQITAGTEEARKKSELEAQIQLVLSQQSAEERRWKEEQAHSAKSLQEKTNQISSLTQSLDDELHKRRALEAENGHLQKELADLHAKHTTCSQELIKLRSSHQELSILRMEVETQGNERNRAEKNIVHLQARGQELQEELKQLDGQLNQQIKVAQEEAAKRRKTEAQLEKTNQAMREYISTITTLQKSQEEASTEAKKSEEERKKLQEALDRNLKEYGTSAQRLATLEAEMKALRLQLVQEQGRVCEANQRFQALQRTLEEKTKALNETISDTERMKKLTEALTKERLGLEEELRAVRLEHDKLLQGRQHEDDEMSTQITALQQQLQNSQRIRIEHDIIIQQLSQEREKLQSEIQNVQKQASETSSLIQSSQSQCTELQQERDALIKKIKTLEENMTHMQKTEEDLKKNRLSLETELRLKKQLQEENERLRNEVGIWKKQRQSQDEHVQQHITVRMALEGECTSLRTRMEQLQAQLKEVEERYKLQLQGLEQERSDLVTLRDSLQEEVLRLKEKANVINRYTQTDYPGTTVDPSTLVFDGVRKKVTAQQLHDCGVIDKKTLDHLLKGHQTVQDVAVNIKLNLKGTGAIAGLSGPSGKLTVTEAKKDKLISTDSAVKLLEAQAATGHIIDPRANLKLTVEEACLNGLVDEGDKKQLLIAEAACIGFRDSNTTKLLSASQAMRKGMIDQDTALRLLQAQEAAGGILDPVLSVYLPKDIARDRNLIDEKLYQALNEKPNCYIDPGTNLSASYVSLKRQCKADPTTGLLMLPAPPGPMTVQGLREKVSLSHLVEANLLEPSDIDQLREGKLTSQDIEHKLRAYLQGSTCIAGVYDEADTRILPIYQAMKEGLLRPGTTLELLEAQAASGFIIDPINNQYYTVEEACKKGLVGVEFKDKLLSAERAVTGYKDPGSEKIISLFQAIERGLIEKGHGIRLLEAQIASGGIIDPKQSHRIDVDVAYKRGYFGEEMSQILKNEGDDTKGFFDPNTHDNLTYLQLKSRCITDDKTGLVLLPLHDKSKISTQKNTTRKTRVVIVDPDTNKEMTVHEAYQRGLIDYETYMELSKQESEWEEITVTASDGTSKLVISDRKTGLQYDLKELLDKGVISEDNLHEYRSGNITLTQFVDIITTKTIDMNKPLSSSSSSFSVSSQTVKTEIMTSVGSAPLQQTPSSPNTLKRIASMSITLTSSGEFTDEQSPVGAIFDTEKSEKVSIYTAMKHGLVDSITAQRLLEAQACTGGIVNPENGRRISIQEATRNGIIDNDMANRLKPAQKAYIGFEDVKTKKKLSAAEAVKEKWLPFEAGQRFLEFQFLTGGLFDPEHGRRRTLDDAVHLGWLDGRASQKLLDTRHHPKMLTCPKTKLRITYKEAMDACILENKTGVRMLPAASTSSHGISSPYNSNPSSAPGSRTGSRRGSMDQTYSNSPSSRYSSFSYSSTSFSSRSLS from the exons ATGAGTGTTTTCGGGTCGCAGCGCGCGCTGCACTCTCTCGGCCGGCGCAGTGGCTCGCGCAGCGACGTCGCTCTCACGAACTACCAGCCGAGCGGTAATGGATTCGGGCAGGAGTATGCAGAGGACTACAACTACACCTTCTCCAAAGGCTCCATGGGGGGAGGACAGGG CCCTCCCCTTCATGTTATCATCCATCAGAGAGCTTCCATTCTCCAGAGCCAATGCCAAGAGTTCCTTCATAAAGCAGAGTTTATTTTACAAACG GACGCAGATAGAGTGCGGGCTGCAGCAGAAGCAGAGCACTGTATGATGTCTGCCAGGGACGTTATTGAGCAGCTCAAAGGTCTTGCTGTGGATCTTAGGAACATGGGCCAGCCCAACGAGAGTGTGCTAATGAT TGTGGAAGAGTGCACAGAGCAGCTAAGAGCAGTACACATGGCTCTGGGTGGCTCTCTGCAGAGGAAGAGTCGAGGCAGCAGAGGCAGCATGGGCTGGGATGAGGCGGACAGAAACTTCCAAGATGCCATTGCCTGGATTAGTCAACAGAAG CGTCTGATAGAGACATCACCATGGGGAGACGAACCCGCCGTCATCGATCAGCACATAATGAATCACAACAAATTTCACAACTCTATCCAGAGAAGTGTGGAAGTGGAAAGAGCTCAAGAAGAACTA agagagagaagagacaagGCCAGCCTGCGTTTGCTGGAGCAGGAATGGGACAGCCTACAG AAACTGTCGTTTGAACGTGGTGCTCAGTTACATGAGCTTCAGAGCATCATCAGTGAGATCACTCGAGAGATCATGTGGGTAAATGATAGAGAAGAGGAGGAACTGATGTTTGACTGGGGCAACAAAAACATTGATGTCTACATCCCCAAGAAGCAAGAGAGCTACTCA aggttGATGAGTGAtttggaggagaaagagaaatatttgaataaactGAAAGTAAAAGTGGACAACCTACTGGCAAGCAACCACCCTGCATCAGACAAAATCGAG GCTTACATGGAAACTCTTCAGACCCAGTGGAGCTGGCTCCTCCAAATCACCAAATGCATTCATGTACATCTAAAAGAGAATGCAGCTTACAGTCAG TTCTTCATAGAAGCAAATCAAACATACATCAAACTACAGCAACACCATGAGGTCATCCGAAAGAAATTCATCTGTGACAAAACGACGCCCCTGACGAATTTACAAGAACTGCTTAAAAGCCtagag AAAGAGCAGGAGCATCTGATGGCGCACAAGCAACAGGTGCAGCAACTGGTCAATAAATCCAAGAGCATCGTGAGACTAAAACCAAGAAACCCAGAAGAGAAGAGTAACAACCCTGTTAAAGTACAGGCATTGTGTGACTTCAGACAAGATCAG AAGGTGATCTGTAAGGGTGATATGGGCATTCTAAAGGATAACACCGAGCGCAGTAAATGGCTTGTAACTGGACCTGGAGGCCTGGATATGGAGGTGCCTTCTGTCTGCCTGCTAGTTCCGCCACCCAACCCGCTGTCCATCAGCCTCGCCAGCAA GAATGAGCAGTACTACGAGGCCCTTCAGTCAGTGTGGAACCAGCTCTTCATCAATATAAAGAGTCTCATCTCCTGGCAGTACTGCCTGCACGACATCAGCCGCATCAACTCCCTCACAATCACCATG cTGTCTCAAATGCGTCCAGAGGAGTACCGCAGCATCATAAAGAGCTTGGAGTCTCACTATCAGGAGTACCAGAGAAACTGCTTGGGTTCTGAGATGTTTGGTGACGAGGACAAGAGAGCCCTTGAGAGCCAGTACAGTGGAGCCCAGAAACACTATGATCAGCTGATCATACAGCTCCCAGCTTATC tcgGCCAACAGGAGGTGGTTGTGGATTCGGCAGTTCTCCAGGGTGCTAAGGTTTCATCTGGTGTAAACGTGCTCAGTGAATTGCATGCCCTGCAGCTGAAGCTGGAAACCATGGAGTCTGCATTCAGTACACACCAGCACATCCCAGTGGGACAGGGAGCACCAACACAATGCACCAGTCTTATTACTAGCACACAG GCAGTGGCGAAGGATGTGGGGTTACTGAGAGGAGAGTTCCAGAGGCTAAACGAACAAGTGCTCACAGAACTAGAGGGTATGAAAGACACGGATAAAGCTCAATTTCTCCGCATCCAACTCAACCTCATCAGCCAGAGACTGGACAGGCTGGGGTCTCACTCTGCCGCTTATCTGCTAAG GTTGAAGGCTCTGAAGTCTCTGCTGAAGGCCATGCTGCAGGCAGAGGATGTGGTGAAGGTTTATGAAGCTCgactcactgagagagagacgaCGTCATTGGACCCAGCCGAAGTCCAAGAGTACCAGAGTGCTCTTAGG GTTATGCGGTCTGAGCTAGATCAGAAAGAGGGTGCGTTGCGTTCACTGGAGGAAGAGTTAATTAAGGCTCGTCAGTGCAATGAGCAAATTGATCAGAATTGTCACAGGTGTGATGTTGACCTATGCCTGTACAGTGAGCATGTAAAGCAACTATCTGACCGTTGGAAGCGCATTCAGACGCAGATTAACAGCAG GTATGGGGATCTGGACACATACCTACAGCAGCTAAAGCATTATCTGAACTCAAGCTCTGCTCTCAGTGCCTGGATTAATGACACTAAAAGCCGTATAGAGGCTCAGATAACTGCTAGGACAGATGACATCACATTCCTCAAAAAAGTCCTTAACCAGCAGAAG GCACTGAATTCTGAGATAACAGGAAAGAGGGAGACTGTGGAGGTTGTACAGAGAGACGGTGACATGTGTGTTAATACCATCAAG GACTACGAGCTTGGCTTGGCATCTTACAGTGCTGGGCTAGAAACTCTACTCAACATTCCTATAAAGAAAACCATGCTGCAGTCTCCAGCTACAGTTGTGATACAGGAg GTTTCCTCTTTGCATAGCCGCTATTTAGAGCTACTTACACGTTCAAGTGATTATTGCAAATCTCTTGGAGACTCACTGAAGAACTTAGAAGAACTCAAG ATGCGGAACACCAAGATAGATTTGCTTGAAGAGGAGCTAAGGCTTCTGAAAGCAGACATAGAGGACCGTGATGCTAAGAATGTGTCACTGCGAGAGGCACTCTCACAGTACCAGCTTAAGCTGAATGAATCTCAGGAGCACCTTCTTTCCTTGGAGGAGGTGAAGAGAAGCCATGCTCTACAGTGCAGCACAGCACAGGCAAACCTTAGCTCCTCACAGAACCGTCTACATGAGCTTATGGAGGAGCTGCAGCGTCTCAAACTACTTGtggaagaggagaagagaaacagaaaaattgtGGAGGAAAGGTATAGCAGTCAACAGGAAGAACATGAGGAGGCCATGCGGAAAAGACTAAAGGAGTTGGAGGGGGCCACCTGGGCCAAAATCGAATTGGAGAAGACCGTGTCGGATCGGACACGGGAAATTGAGTGTATGCGGAGGCAGTTGGAGGAGGAGACACAGAACCTGAAACAGACACAGATGGAGCTGGCTAAGGTAAGGCAGCAGCACAGCACTGAAATGAGGGAGGTCAAACAGACCTATGAGTCCCAGATCCTGGTAACACAAACAAACGTACAGAAGCTCTCACAGCAGCGGAAGGATGACTCCTTGTCCATTCAGATGGAACGTGACCGGGTGGAGGGGGAGCGCAAGAAATTGCAGGAGGAGTTGAGGAGGCTGCAGCTCGCCCTCAGTGAGGAACAGGCTCAAAGAAGACATGCAGAGGCAATGCTGCAGCAACAGATCACAGCAGGCACAGAGGAAGCCAGAAAAAAGAGTGAATTGGAGGCTCAGATACAGCTGGTTCTTAGTCAGCAGAGTGCAGAAGAGAGAAGATGGAAGGAAGAACAAGCACACTCTGCAAAGTCTCTGCAGGAGAAGACCAATCAGATCTCTAGCCTCACACAATCACTTGATGATGAGTTGCACAAGAGGAGAGCACTGGAGGCAGAGAATGGCCATCTGCAGAAGGAGCTAGCAGACCTCCATGCTAAACATACAACTTGTAGTCAGGAACTAATCAAACTTCGTTCTTCACACCAAGAGCTAAGCATCCTCCGTATGGAAGTGGAAACCCAGGGCAATGAGCGAAACCGGGCAGAAAAGAATATTGTACACCTTCAGGCAAGGGGTCAAGAGCTCCAGGAAGAGCTAAAACAACTGGATGGGCAGCTGAATCAGCAAATAAAAGTAGCCCAAGAGGAGGCTGCCAAGCGCAGGAAGACAGAAGCTCAGCTCGAGAAGACAAACCAGGCTATGCGTGAGTACATCTCCACTATCACCACTTTACAAAAGAGTCAGGAGGAGGCTAGCACAGAGGCCAAAAAATCAGAAGAAGAGCGCAAAAAGCTACAGGAGGCTCTTGACCGAAACCTGAAGGAGTACGGTACCTCTGCTCAGCGTCTAGCTACACTGGAAGCTGAAATGAAAGCTTTACGGCTTCAGCTGGTGCAGGAACAAGGTCGAGTTTGTGAGGCCAATCAGCGCTTTCAAGCCTTGCAACGAACCTTGGAAGAGAAAACCAAAGCACTGAACGAGACCATTTCTGATACAGAGCGCATGAAGAAGCTCACAGAGGCACTTACCAAAGAGCGCCTCGGCCTGGAGGAGGAGTTACGAGCTGTGCGGCTAgagcatgacaagctgctgcAAGGCAGGCAACATGAGGATGACGAGATGAGCACCCAGATTACAGCACTGCAGCAACAGCTCCAAAACAGCCAACGCATCCGCATAGAGCATGACATAATTATCCAACAGCTttcacaggagagagagaagcttcAATCGGAGATACAGAATGTACAAAAACAAGCCAGTGAG ACATCAAGCTTGATCCAGTCTTCCCAGTCTCAGTGCACTGAATTACAACAAGAACGAGATGCCCTCATCAAGAAGATAAAAACCCTAGAAGAAAATATGACCCATATGCAGAAAACTGAAGaagatcttaaaaaaaacagactgtcaCTAGAGACAGAATTGCGCCTTAAAAAGCAGCTGCaggaagagaatgagagactCAGGAATGAGGTTGGCATCTGGAAAAAGCAACGTCAAAGCCAAGATGAGCATGTGCAGCAGCACATCACAGTGCGCATGGCACTAGAAGGAGAATGTACCTCGTTGAGAACACGTATGGAGCAGCTGCAGGCCCAACTGAAAGAAGTTGAAGAGCGCTACAAGCTCCAACTACAGGGATTGGAGCAGGAGCGCAGTGACCTAGTTACACTCAGAGATTCCTTGCAAGAAGAGGTTCTGAGATTAAAAGAGAAAGCAAATGTAATAAACAGATACACTCAGACAGATTATCCTGGCACAACTGTTGATCCCTCCACTCTGGTCTTTGATGGTGTCCGCAAAAAAGTCACAGCCCAACAGCTACATGACTGTGGTGTTATtgacaaaaaaacactggacCACTTGCTAAAGGGCCATCAAACTGTCCAGGATGTGGCTGTTAATATCAAGCTGAATCTCAAGGGCACAGGAGCCATTGCAGGACTGTCTGGACCCAGTGGAAAGTTGACAGTCACAGAGGCCAAGAAAGATAAGCTGATCTCAACAGATAGCGCAGTGAAACTGTTAGAGGCTCAAGCAGCAACAGGACATATAATTGATCCCAGAGCGAATTTAAAGTTGACAGTGGAAGAGGCTTGTCTTAATGGACTTGTGGATGAAGGGGATAAAAAGCAACTGCTGATTGCAGAGGCTGCCTGCATTGGGTTTAGAGATTCAAACACAACCAAACTTCTGTCAGCCAGCCAAGCCATGAGAAAAGGAATGATAGATCAAGATACAGCCCTGCGTCTGCTGCAGGCACAGGAGGCTGCAGGAGGGATTCTTGACCCTGTCCTTAGTGTATACCTCCCCAAGGATATTGCCAGGGACCGTAATCTAATTGATGAGAAACTTTATCAAGCCCTGAATGAGAAACCAAACTGCTATATAGACCCTGGCACAAATCTGAGTGCTAGCTATGTCAGCCTTAAGAGGCAATGTAAAGCTGACCCAACCACAGGCTTGCTCATGCTACCAGCCCCCCCAGGACCAATGACTGTACAGGGTTTACGGGAAAAGGTCTCTCTGTCACATTTGGTAGAGGCCAACCTGTTAGAACCTTCAGACATTGATCAGCTAAGAGAAGGCAAACTGACAAGCCAAGACATTGAGCACAAACTTAGAGCCTATCTGCAAGGGTCCACCTGCATTGCTGGAGTCTATGATGAGGCCGACACACGCATTCTGCCTATCTACCAGGCAATGAAAGAAGGACTCCTACGGCCTGGCACCACACTGGAGCTTCTGGAGGCTCAGGCTGCTTCAGGCTTCATAATTGACCCTATCAACAACCAGTACTACACAGTGGAGGAGGCTTGTAAGAAAGGTCTGGTTGGTGTGGAGTTCAAAGACAAGCTCCTTTCGGCTGAGAGAGCTGTCACTGGATATAAAGATCCTGGTAGTGAAAAGATCATCTCCCTTTTCCAGGCAATTGAGAGAGGCCTGATTGAAAAAGGCCATGGTATTCGCCTACTAGAGGCTCAGATAGCCAGTGGCGGCATCATTGATCCCAAGCAAAGTCACAGAATTGATGTGGATGTTGCCTATAAGAGAGGATACTTTGGTGAAGAGATGAGTCAGATTCTAAAAAATGAGGGAGATGACACAAAGGGATTTTTTGACCCTAACACTCACGACAATCTCACCTATCTACAGTTGAAGAGTCGTTGCATCACAGATGATAAAACTGGCCTTGTGCTTCTGCCACTTCATGATAAGAGCAAGATATCAACACAAAAGAACACAACAAGGAAGACAAGGGTTGTAATTGTAGATCCAGACACCAATAAGGAAATGACTGTACATGAAGCCTATCAAAGGGGGTTGATTGATTATGAAACTTACATGGAGCTTTCCAAGCAGGAAAGTGAGTGGGAGGAGATAACTGTCACTGCCTCAGATGGTACCAGTAAACTGGTCATCAGTGATAGAAAGACAGGCCTTCAGTATGACTTGAAAGAACTGCTTGATAAGGGTGTAATCAGTGAGGACAACCTGCATGAGTATCGCTCTGGGAATATTACTCTTACACAGTTTGTTGACATCATCACCACAAAAACCATAGACATGAACAAGCCCCTCagctcttcctcatcctcattcTCAGTGTCATCCCAGACAGTCAAAACAGAAATCATGACCTCTGTTGGAAGTGCTCCCTTGCAGCAAACTCCCTCCTCACCAAACACCTTGAAGCGCATTGCCAGTATGTCAATTACTCTGACATCATCTGGAGAGTTTACAGACGAGCAGAGTCCGGTTGGGGCCATTTTTGACACAGAGAAGTCTGAAAAGGTCAGTATATATACAGCAATGAAGCATGGCCTTGTAGACTCTATCACGGCACAACGACTGCTAGAGGCGCAAGCCTGCACTGGTGGTATTGTAAACCCAGAAAATGGGCGCCGCATCTCCATTCAAGAAGCTACTCGCAATGGAATAATTGACAACGACATGGCTAATCGGCTGAAACCTGCACAGAAGGCGTACATTGGCTTTGAGGATGTAAAAACCAAGAAGAAGTTGTCGGCTGCTGAGGCGGTGAAAGAAAAATGGTTACCGTTTGAGGCTGGACAGCGTTTCCTTGAGTTCCAGTTTTTAACAGGAGGCCTCTTTGATCCAGAGCACGGTCGTAGACGAACACTTGATGACGCTGTACACTTGGGATGGTTGGATGGAAGGGCATCACAGAAGCTCCTGGACACTCGTCACCACCCAAAGATGCTGACCTGCCCCAAGACAAAGTTGAGGATCACATACAAGGAAGCTATGGATGCCtgtattttggaaaataaaacaggGGTACGCATGCTTCCTGCAGCCTCTACATCATCACATGGTATCAGCAGCCCTTACAATTCAAACCCAAGCTCTGCTCCAGGCTCTCGGACTGGATCTCGCAGAGGCAGCATGGATCAAACTTATTCCAACTCACCCAGCTCCAGATACAGCAGTTTCAGCTACAGTAGCACCTCTTTTAGCAGCAGGTCTCTATCATAG